GTTttgataagaatataataatttggttTGACGACAATCATACGGAGCTAAACTAACTTGAACGTGTAATACGCAAACTACAGTTTGAATTTAGAAcacgacattttttttaagttcgattttggaatcttttatttttctatgcCTGTAAgttttctgaggtaaatttagccgtagtttatctattcaatagcgtttaaactcatataaaaaacgctattcattagataaactacctctaaatgtactaAAGGGGGTAAGTAAGTCTATAAGAGTGACCATTACTTGGAATGAATCGAAGATAGTCACAAATGACCGATTGTCCTCACAATGACAACTCAAGCCAGTTTTAAACTTATTCCGATCGATTTCCCTTTAAAAAGGCATTTGTCGGACACCTTAGTAATTGCCTTTCGTGTAGAACTACCCCTCACCCTTTCAGTCCTTTCAGAGATGTTTATCGCGAAGGAAATGGCCGTTTTCCGTTGTCCACAATGCAACCATTAAGGGGACAATGCTAATGGACAAAGTTGTACTAAGTCGTGGAAAGAAGAGTCCCAACGTGTTTTGATTTTACAGATTATTTCTACGTTTGTGGTTGAAggtataaacttatttttttgaaaattatttttgagcaAATTTTAGTAAGAAGCTTTTTAATGGTTTGCTCTTCATTATTTGATTGTTAATTAGTCcgatgtcaaaaaaaaaaatcatatcatcATAAAATTGAAGTCTTAAGtcgaaaaataaatcaattgggttttaaattttcaataattttccaATTTTTCAGTAAAAGCTTTCAGCTTTTTTCAGTAAAACAACTTACAAAAAAGTTTCCGTTACAAGTGTGTTGTTCAAACATGTTTTATCAAAGCTTTCACTCAGTCGCGTTTATCTACTTAGATAATGATAATACAAGCTTGAGATAGCAATATAAAGGTTTTATATGAAAGTCGATATATCAACATCGCTCAAGTGTTTGCACACATCGCGACAACCATGGCCGTATTCTGCGAACGAACTAACACCGACAGTAAAACGATATGATTGCGATATGAAAACGggacatttaattataataagttcAGTAAGGTGTTCctctttttaatttctttgagATTCTACGATTGAGTAATGCCAAAATATTCctaattttaaaaatgcaaaagtttgtgtcGATGGATGTGGGTTTCACGCAATATTGCTATAATATAACGACaaaataacagatttttatgaaatttggtagacataaaataaaacctagagTACCTATCACATAAGTCTTATTTACTTCAACGAAGACGCAAGCAGAAACAATTGTAACAAAAAGCCCACGCAGTTTTATCGGTTAGTGACTAAACTAGGTCTTTGTAACTTACGTGTGCCAAATAGTAGTAAAATCAATAGATAAGTAATGGTATCAGAATAATCAGCTAGCGTAAAAGAAGGGGGAAGGTGTTTATCATAGAAGCACGAGGCTTATGGCAGGTGCCTCTTATCAATGGACTTAGATAACGCGAAAAATTAGTCGAGTAGAAATCAATACTGGGGTGGATTTTTCCGTCACTTATAACTCCGATGTATGttctagttttaataaatcaagacattttggaaaatatttttgataacattttaaaatggtaTTGAAAACGTGCGTTCTTTGATAAAGCTCTCAAGGGAATGCAAAGCGTCCAATCCATATTTTTCCAACGTGTAggataataaggcctaaatccAGCCTAATTTTGGGATGAGATCCTTGTCCAATAAGAAGACAAAGAATGGGTAAATTTACTTTTGAAATTTGTTGGGTCCAGTTTAAAATCGAATGTTACGAAATCGAAATTCATCATAAGTCATTATAAAATCTAGGGTGATTTCTAGTAGTCCctatttactacaaaattatcGCTCCCTTGCATCTAGTAGGGGCTTTTTCTAGCAAAATTAATATGTATCATCCAATGTCTTCAATCGGGAAAATTAAAGGGCACGTTTTACTACACCATCTATTTCTTGGCATTGATACTAATTTCTTCATTCGATATTCTGTTTATAGTACATATCCTATCATTATAACTTCTTAGAAAATTCAACTCTATTACCAAGACGATAGCACTCATTTTCCTTTCTCATTCACtaattactgtttatttaaCCTAGCGTgtagattttgattttattgaatagaaaaataacCAATGTAATCATTGAGTCGTCAAAATAAACGGCGGTAAATTCTCCATTTGTTTACTCTAACCCGTTCGACTTTTAGTTTAGGGGGCCACCCCTTCCGTGAATTTGATAATTAGGAAATAGTGAATTCAAAACCCTTTACTGTAAAGGAAGATGTCGGAATTGCTATTAATCAAACAGTTTACCCCATTATGAGGGTTTTAATGCGTTTAGCTAAGATTCGATTGAGAATCGAAGGGactttgtgaaaaataaattgattaaattgataattttgaaaAGCTTGCAGCTTTTATAACAAAGGCTGTGGCTTATTGTAATCAttgctcattatttattataccaaTGTATGACAATCCAGAGTGATGCTATTCATTTAGATATGCCATTATCATGTCAAATATCCTTATATTCCgatagtaattataaatagcCGGATTGACACCAGGTAATTATTACCTATGCAGTTCAATACTAAACAAGATAATCGGATATCTTCCTTGAATACGCGTGTAAATAAGGATAAGTATTTAAAACGGCTATTATAATTATCGTTATCGTTGTTTTTCAcaaatgtttttcaataaatgaattcatatttaaaacgtatttaCCGCAATAGGCATCAAGTAATCGCTTAAACTATTGCCTCTAATCGCACACGAGTTGaacgtttaattaaatgttcGATTGTCTCAATTTTCCCTGTAACCCAAGGCTACCCTAATTTTGTACTTCGAGGGTTTTTAGCAAAATAAGAAAGATTTTGAATTCCGAATATTAGATGGCTGTTggctgaaaaaaaatgtaaaaaaaagtaataaactaGTGTTGTCACTTACCGGAAATTAGAGAACCATTTGACAAGTTGTGCAGTGTTGTTCTTGTTGAACTTGATGTCTGGGAAGTACATCTTGAGGACGGCTGAGCTCGGGTACCGCACCCAGAAGAACATCAGCTTCGCCTTGCGCAGGTGCATCGGTGTCAATGTCGAGGAGTGCAATGGAGTTAAGGcgaatttttataacaattgacacacaaaataataaaaaattgttattaaatgttGGCGATGAAATCTGATTGACTATTTCTACTGTTGTGAAATGCCTGTATATGCCTAGTCCTCGagatagttttaaagatatataAAATCTGATTAGATCGTGAACGCAATACGAAGCACCACAAATACTTAATCCGTTTGCATTTTCTAATCTTATAATGTGCCTTAGCCGCCGTCTGCACTTTATGCGTACTGCCAACataacagattttattttattctagctACGTTGTGTGCGTGTACATGTCAAAATATTGATAGATGCTCAATTAAAAAGAAGGATGACAGATTTCCACGTATTCGTATTGAAAATTTATATGCTTTGAAGGTATGACTGGCTTGGTTTAGACGACCATTTtagtgtttatataaaaaaaaatatttataagaaaaactaTGGGTTTAGAACGCGTCCTAAGTATACGATAGGCCTGGGATCGTGGAAAACGTAGAAACCGCAGCATTTGTGAGGCTTCCACACTCGTAATACCTAACCGGTAAGTAGGAAGTAGGCGGCGGTCGTAAGGTTAAACACTACAGAAATAAGATATGAGTGGGCGTTTTGTGGCGAAGGATTTGTGTCTACGTGAGCTCAGATTTCATCGAACAAGTTGACCTCGATGTAATTAGCGCTGAAAAGAAAACTTTAGTGTTCGTAGTCTATTTGAAAAGGATATAGTAGGCTGAACTCCGTCGTAAGGCAGGTCAGTGGAGTTGCAGTCGGAGTGCGGGTCCTGCGCGTCCATGTGTGGGTGGTGCGGCGGGCCCGCGTGGTGGCCCACGCTGGGGTGGTGGTGGCGCAGGTAGTCCGGCGACGCGTGGTGCGCGGCCGCCAGCAGCGCGGGGTGCAGCAGCGCCGGCGCGTGCGGCAGCGGCGGGGACTCGCGCTCCGGCACCGCCGGCGGGGACCGCGCTAGTCCACCGCCCGCTCCGAAGAAAGGGGAATACGGCGAGAACACCTGGCTTTCGTGCAGCGAAGGGTTCGGTATCGCCACCGACGTCGACAGCATGCCCCCCGGGAACGGCCGGGGGGAAGGCGACTCCGGGAATTTACTCTCCGGCGATTGTCCCACACCCTCTCCTCCTAGGATCCGACTGACCGTGCGCGGCGTGATTCTCGTGTCGGTCACCTTGTGCCGCTTCTTCTTGGGCGTGACCACCAGACTGAGCGCCTCGTTCTGCTCGGTGTTGGGCTCCCGGTCGAAGTGTCCGTTCATGGGCCCATACAGCGGTCCCATCGGCTTGGGCGGCGTCTGGAACATGCCTGTCGGAGGTCGCACGTGAGCGCCGTGGCCAGGCCCGCTCGCCTCGGCGTGCAGCGGGAACGCCGCACCGCCCGGCGCGCGGGGGCCGTTCATCTGAGGCATCAGCATCGGGTTATGTGTCATAAACGACGGGACGCCGTTCGGCGCGCCCGGGTGATGGACGGGTGGGTTACCTGACATCTGCCCCGACGGCCTCTCCGGCTGCTTCGGGGTAGGCGACTTTCTCTCGGCTAGCATCCGCTGCGCTCTCATCAAGTCTTTGTTGAGCTGCTCGGCCGCCGCCGCTGCCATCTCCGACTGCTTGCCCATGATGCGACGTTGATGCACGAAGCGCGTCACGATCGAGTCGATTAGGCTTGCAAGAGATGCCGTAATCTCACTCTTGAGCACCTCGGCCAGTCCTTCCAGGTCGGCGCCGGTGACGGGCCCCACGGAGCCCGCATTGCTACGGAGAGCGTCAAGGCGCTCGGCCAACTCGGAGGATTGCGGAAGCTTAGGAGTTTGTCCCATTTGTCGTTGAGGCGAGTGTTGATTTGACTGTGGCCTCTGCTGTTGATTATTTTGTTGCTGCTGCtgttgctgctgctgctggTGCTGGTGCTCGGCAGCCTCTTTCATACGAGCTTCTTGCTCTAGGAACAACTTCTGGCTTACATTAAGGTACATGGCCGCGGCATTGTTGAGGTGCTGGTGCGGATGAGGCGGGTGTATGTGATCTGCGGGCGGGAGGTGCGGCAACATCGGCAGCGAGCCGTTGAACCCTGGCACGGGCAGGTGTGGGTGACCCACTGCGTGCGCGTGCATCTTGGCCGACATCATCTTGTTCATCACTTGCGTGAGCATGTTCGGCGCGACACTGTTCGGGATCGGGGGCGGCACTTCCTTGGCGGGAGATAGGGGCTCAGACTTTGGCACGGGGTCCTCGGTCTGTTCTACGTCACTAGAAGCACCATCGTTGTCGATCGTCTCCGATTCGTGGCCCATACGATTACACAGTTGCACGTATTTCTTATGCATTTCTGCGAGTTGCTCTTGCATAGTCCTAAGTTGTGACTTAAGCGCGTTTTTCTCCACTAGTTTTCGTTCGATAGGCGGTCGCTCACCGTCGTCGTCAGACTCGTCCGACACTGTGTGTGCACTGCTGCCGTGGCTGGTGCCGTAGCGCTCGGCGGCGCCGTCGTGTTGCTGCGGGTGGTACAGTTTCCGCTTCTTGCAGCCGTTCACTTGCGGTTGCTGAGGCGCGGGGCTGGAACGCATAGTCGACACTATATTTTCAACACGGGCACGTTTCGCGTCTAGCGGTCGCGGGGAGGAACGTTGAGCGTCACTGTCACGGTCTTCAGGTTCAGACTTGGGAGCGAGCAGGGAGTCAGATCCGTTGGGTGGAGGCGCCGGGGGCGGAGAGGAGCGCGAGTCCCCGGCACTGTCGAGCCCCAGCAGCGCGTCGTCCAGGTCGGGGCGCGAGTCGCGCGACACCGGCCGCTCTGGGGACATCTTCTCCTTGGGCTCGTCGTTGTTGTTGTTGGCGAGCACATTGTTATTGTCCGGTGAACACCGCAAGAGTTCCTTCTTGCGGCTCTGCAGGATGTCGCGCAGCACGCGGTGCGCGATGTCACCACCGGATGCCTCATCTCCGGGGTCCTGCTCCTGCTTGGGCGTGCGCCCGAGTAGTTCGTTGATCATTTCGGCCGGCGGGTAGCCCGGTCCGAAGAGGCCGAAGTGTTGGCGGCCCTCGAAGATGGCGCCGTAAAGTCCGCCGCTCATGTGTGCGGCGCGCGCGGGCGCTGGTCCGTTCGTCGCGAGAGTCGAGTAAGAATTGCGCGGCTCGCCGGCGTCCACGCGCTGTCTGGCGCGTTTCTGTTTCCTAAGCAGTTTATCCGAGTAGGGCGCGTGTGAGTCGGCCTCCTCCTCCGATGACATCATAGGCGAGACGCGCCGGGATTGGCCGGGCGGGCGGCGGGTAGGGCCCCACCGCGCTACTCGCGCCGCATCGCCCGCTCTGCGAACAAGGAGGGGAGCGTCACGGAGAGCACACCTGCCCGTGCGCTGTGGCGCGGGCGCGTGCGCTCCTTGCCGTGCACTTACGAGCCGATGCATCCAACTCTACTATAACACAACACAATAAATGCTATTACTAACAATATGACTAGCAACTTTCTGGAAttcttgtaatttttaaaacttacttctaaatattaataaatatgtagaaCACAACAACGTAAAACCGACAGACTTAAGCCTCGTGTAGTATTAGAATATCTAGATCGTTATCG
Above is a window of Anticarsia gemmatalis isolate Benzon Research Colony breed Stoneville strain chromosome 19, ilAntGemm2 primary, whole genome shotgun sequence DNA encoding:
- the LOC142981094 gene encoding homeobox protein prospero-like isoform X2, with translation MMSSEEEADSHAPYSDKLLRKQKRARQRVDAGEPRNSYSTLATNGPAPARAAHMSGGLYGAIFEGRQHFGLFGPGYPPAEMINELLGRTPKQEQDPGDEASGGDIAHRVLRDILQSRKKELLRCSPDNNNVLANNNNDEPKEKMSPERPVSRDSRPDLDDALLGLDSAGDSRSSPPPAPPPNGSDSLLAPKSEPEDRDSDAQRSSPRPLDAKRARVENIVSTMRSSPAPQQPQVNGCKKRKLYHPQQHDGAAERYGTSHGSSAHTVSDESDDDGERPPIERKLVEKNALKSQLRTMQEQLAEMHKKYVQLCNRMGHESETIDNDGASSDVEQTEDPVPKSEPLSPAKEVPPPIPNSVAPNMLTQVMNKMMSAKMHAHAVGHPHLPVPGFNGSLPMLPHLPPADHIHPPHPHQHLNNAAAMYLNVSQKLFLEQEARMKEAAEHQHQQQQQQQQQQNNQQQRPQSNQHSPQRQMGQTPKLPQSSELAERLDALRSNAGSVGPVTGADLEGLAEVLKSEITASLASLIDSIVTRFVHQRRIMGKQSEMAAAAAEQLNKDLMRAQRMLAERKSPTPKQPERPSGQMSGNPPVHHPGAPNGVPSFMTHNPMLMPQMNGPRAPGGAAFPLHAEASGPGHGAHVRPPTGMFQTPPKPMGPLYGPMNGHFDREPNTEQNEALSLVVTPKKKRHKVTDTRITPRTVSRILGGEGVGQSPESKFPESPSPRPFPGGMLSTSVAIPNPSLHESQVFSPYSPFFGAGGGLARSPPAVPERESPPLPHAPALLHPALLAAAHHASPDYLRHHHPSVGHHAGPPHHPHMDAQDPHSDCNSTDLPYDGVQPTSSTLTPMHLRKAKLMFFWVRYPSSAVLKMYFPDIKFNKNNTAQLVKWFSNFREFYYIQMEKYARQAISEGLKTAEDLHVASDSELYRVLNLHYNRNNHIEVPPNFRYVVEQTLREFFRAIQGGKDAEQSWKKSIYKVISRLDDPVPEYFKSPNFLEQLE
- the LOC142981094 gene encoding homeobox protein prospero-like isoform X1, which codes for MMSSEEEADSHAPYSDKLLRKQKRARQRVDAGEPRNSYSTLATNGPAPARAAHMSGGLYGAIFEGRQHFGLFGPGYPPAEMINELLGRTPKQEQDPGDEASGGDIAHRVLRDILQSRKKELLRCSPDNNNVLANNNNDEPKEKMSPERPVSRDSRPDLDDALLGLDSAGDSRSSPPPAPPPNGSDSLLAPKSEPEDRDSDAQRSSPRPLDAKRARVENIVSTMRSSPAPQQPQVNGCKKRKLYHPQQHDGAAERYGTSHGSSAHTVSDESDDDGERPPIERKLVEKNALKSQLRTMQEQLAEMHKKYVQLCNRMGHESETIDNDGASSDVEQTEDPVPKSEPLSPAKEVPPPIPNSVAPNMLTQVMNKMMSAKMHAHAVGHPHLPVPGFNGSLPMLPHLPPADHIHPPHPHQHLNNAAAMYLNVSQKLFLEQEARMKEAAEHQHQQQQQQQQQQNNQQQRPQSNQHSPQRQMGQTPKLPQSSELAERLDALRSNAGSVGPVTGADLEGLAEVLKSEITASLASLIDSIVTRFVHQRRIMGKQSEMAAAAAEQLNKDLMRAQRMLAERKSPTPKQPERPSGQMSGNPPVHHPGAPNGVPSFMTHNPMLMPQMNGPRAPGGAAFPLHAEASGPGHGAHVRPPTGMFQTPPKPMGPLYGPMNGHFDREPNTEQNEALSLVVTPKKKRHKVTDTRITPRTVSRILGGEGVGQSPESKFPESPSPRPFPGGMLSTSVAIPNPSLHESQVFSPYSPFFGAGGGLARSPPAVPERESPPLPHAPALLHPALLAAAHHASPDYLRHHHPSVGHHAGPPHHPHMDAQDPHSDCNSTDLPYDGVQPTISFSNRLRTLKFSFQR